GTGTGGGCTCGAAGGGTGGTGGTAAGTTACCTCAAACTTCTGAATCATTAAATTGAATACATAAAGTACAACGTACTATCTGGTGTTGGGAAATTTTACACACGTCCCAAATCtttttgtcgctctctctctttctcgttccaGATGAAGAGACTTCTCCTCATTCTGAAGGTAATAACACCCTTTACAGACCATCtaagttatgtttttttttttaaatacagtaatTACTTTTAACTTTACATGCAAATCAGACACTAAGTGTGTGAATCTTTATATATTTTTGGTGGATGTCACAGCCCTTTGAATAAAAGGGCACGCACAAGCTACTGAGCATAGATTTCTGTTAACAATCAAATCTATCGTCTTCATGTTTTGATGTATTTTGTTTCTTTCAGATATACATGTTGAAGACCACCATCAAAAACTAAAAGACTATCTGAAGATTAACAGTAAGATCAGTACTATTCAGGAGGGTTTAGCTCAGCATGGAAACTCCAAACTGCTTAATGACATCTACACAGCGGTTTATATAACAGAGGGGGAAAgtggagaggtcaataatgagcACGAGGTAAGACCGTTTGAAAAAACAGCTTTACAAGAAACTCCAATCCTATCCAACGACATCTTCAGATCCATAGTTGGGAAAGACAAacctatcagaactgtgctgacaaaaggAATCGCTGGCATCGGAAAGTCGGTCTCTTTGCAAAAGTTTGTTTTGGACTGGgttgaaggaaaagcaaatcaggacatAAAATTCATCTTTCCACTTCCTTTTCGGGATCTAAATTTGATGAGGGAGAATAAAAGTTTGATGGACATTCTTCATCCTTTTCTTCAGACAAAAGAAGCAGGAATCCTCAACAACAATGAACACAAAGTGTTATTTATCTTCGATGGTCTAGATGAGTGTCGACTTCCTCTAGACTTCCAGAACAACAAGATCTTGAGTGACATCACAGAGTCAACTTCATTGCATGTGCTGCTGACAAACCTTATCAAGGGGAATCTGCTCCCATCTGCTCGCATCTGGATAACCTCCCAATCAGCCGCAGCCAATCGCATCCCCCCTGAGTTTgttgacagagtgacagaggtacgagggttcaatgacccacagaaggaagAGTTTTTCAGAAGGAGATTCAGTGATCAGAAACTGGCCAACAGAATCATCAAACACATTAAGTCAGTacggagcctccacatcatgtgtcACATACCTTTGTTCTGCTGGATTTTAGCCACTGTCCTGGAGAGAATGAACAAAACAGAGCGTGGAGAGATCCCCCAAACCCTGACCCAAATGTACACGCACTTCCTGAACATCCAGAGAATGCTAAGGAAACGAAAGTACCCTGGAGAAAATGAGCGAGATCCACTCTGGTATAAAGCGAGCATcatgtcactgggaaaactggcctATCAGCAACTGGAAAAAGGGTATCGGACCTTCTTTGAAGAGGATCTGACAGAGTGTGGCATTGATGTCAGAGAGGGGTCCATCTTTTCAAGGGTTTGTTCAGAGATGTTAAATACAGAGTTTGGATTGTACGAGAGCAAGACGTACCAATTTGTGCATCTGAGCATCCAGGAGTTTCTTGCTGCTGTGTATGTTTTCATCTCATTCAAAACCAGCAATGAAAATCCAATGCTAGAAGAACACTGCTCCAAAGGCAAAGACATCTACTTAAGTGCAGTAGATAAGGCCCTTCAAAGAGAGAATGGGCAGCTagaccttttcctccgcttccttctcgGCCTCTCGCTGAAGAGCAATCAAGATATCTTACAAGGTCTACTGATAGAAAAAACAGGCAGCTCACAGACCAATGAGGAAACAGCCATGTATATCAAGATGAAGATCAAGGAGAAGCCCTCTCCAGAGTgttgcatcaatctgttccactgtctgaatgagctGAATGACCATTCCTTACAGGAGGAAATCCAAAGCTACATAAGGTCTGGAAGTTCCTTGTTTGCCAGACTCTCATCTGCACAGTGGTCcactctggtctttgtgttgctgacttccaCGGACGAGCTGgaggtgtttgacctgaagaaatacatCAGATCGGATGAgtgtcttctgaggctgctgccagtggtcaaagcttCTAGAACCGCTCTGTGAGTATTTGGTCAAATCGATGTACTGAAAGTTAGCAAAAGAACATTCAAAATATGCTATTACTTGATGGTAATTTAATTTCGTAGTCCCTGGACAAAATCATACTACTGATTCAAGTGAAGATAGTTAAGTTCTATAAGTAACCACCATGTTACCCGTTCTAAAATTGTTTCAGATGGGACACCAATGTGTCCTGTCTCTTTAAAATGCCATGGTTCATTTGTGCAGTGTTTTTCGTGCTGTGAAGGAAGTTTTGGAGACAGAAGATGTCACCTGATAACTCATTACATTTGACAATATATTTTCCCAGACTCAATGGATGTAAACTTACCTGGAGATGCTGTGAAGCACTGGCCTCAGCTCTCAGCTCAAAGTCCTCTAGTCTGAGACAGCTGGACCTAGGAAACAATGACCTGCAGGACTCAGGAGTGAAAAAACTCtgtgctggactggggaatccacTCAATAAACTAGACACACTGAAGTAAGACAATCTTCTGAGTGTGAAATTAGATTTTAAATGCTAGATAAGCGTATTTACGGCCAACAATGAGTTGTGATTTTTACTACCATTTAGTGCACAGCCCTATAGTAAGCGTATGCCATTTAATTGTAGAATGTCTCTCTTCAGgctgtctcagtgtaatatcacagaggaaggctgtgcttctctggcttCAGCACTGAGATTAAACCCATCACACCCAAGAGAACTGGACCTGAGTGGAAATAACCTAGGAGACTCAGGTGTAAAAATGCTCTCTACTGTATTGAAAGATCCACAATGTAAACTGCAGAAACTGAGGTGAGTATTCTGATCAGTGGAATTAAACAAAAACAATTGCATTAGAAAAAGGTTACTGTGGAGGTAGATTCCCATTGACCTGGCGAAGGCACAGCTGAGTAAGAATCCTAGCTTGGTTTCACCTTTTTACCACGTTACCATTACTTTTCCTTCCTTATGGAGACATCAACAGAAAGTTGAAAGTCAATATGCTTTTTAGACTGTCACACATTCAACAATGTATGTTTTCTAGTAGATTTGACTAATTTGATAAAAATGTATTCAGAAAGTCCAAATAGATATATGACATGTAGAACAGACATGCTTCTCTGTCATGTGGAGAAAACAAATGGAAGACCATTTGATGTGCAACATTAAGGACAGTACACCTTCCACAGTACACCTTAATACAGGATTAAGACATGTTCAGCATGCACCTGTCTAAACACAAGCAGCAGAATTCACATAAAGTAAACCAGGAATTTTTACCTCATCAAATCTGAAGTTTAGTTGATAATTGTTTTCCTCAAATTATGGCATGAGTGTTGCATGTGTGGTTCATATAAACATGTATAACAATCATTGATTTCTTTAAACTCATGAAACCAGTTGTAGGCTAGCATTAGGGCCGGGATGATACCAGTATTGCGacagtatcgtggcaaggaaacaaaatacAAAGCATatgtaacttctttaggaaaacagccctaatgttgaaaACGAAcctcattatgttgtcatccagagtcacatatatttattttccaagctattcagcaggtttttaaaggaccagacAGTTTGGTCTGCTTCATGTTTGAATTTTTGCTATAGAATAAATATTACGACACTGGTATCATCACAGCCCTAGCTAACATATGCTTTTGCTCATGGTTGTGGCTATGTGTGCCTCTTCCTGCCCCAAAAGATCATTTCTGGGTAATATTTCTGGCCATTTAGGTGACCCATTTCGAGCCAAATGTTCCATAATTAACATTAATATGAATGATTTTTGTATAACTACAATGCTTTACTTCTATTCACAATGACACTGAATATTTTCTAAATGTGAATCATCTTTTGAGGCAAAGAGTTGAATGTTTTTACATTAACTATCATCACAGgatgtcaggctgtggagtctcagAAGAAGGCTGTTCATCTCTGGCTTCAGCCCTGACGTcgaacccctcacacctgagagagctggatctaAGCAGGAATGGCCCTGGAGGCTCAGGAGTGGAGAAGCTCGCTGCAGTACTGGTGGATACACACTGTAAACTTGAGACGCTGAGGTGAATAATTGAACAGTCTTTGTACAGTATCTCATATTTCTGAGTGAAGAGTGACGGCGTTATTCCTTCTTTCTGCAGGCTGTCAAACTGTAGTATCACAGaagaaggctgtgcttctctggcttCAGCTGTGACGTCAAACCCctctcacctgagagagctggacctgagcggGAACAACTTAGGAGACTCAGAATTAGAACGGCTGACAGTTGTTTTGAAGAATCCACAGTGCAAACTTGAGAAACTGTTGTAAACAACTCATTATTTTGACCACTTGAGAAATGTTTTCATAGATAATATTTTATGTTATTGATATTTTCAATTCAACACTATGGTCTTATTTTACATTACCTAGACTATATAACAATGCATATGAAATAATATGCATCTCATTGACTTATTAACAAATATGCACCTCATGTTACCAATCTTAAAAAAATGTCACTTCTCTCCAAAGGCTTAAAAAATGCACATTCACAGTGGAAGGCTGTGCTGCTCTGGCTCTGGCTTTAGCCCTGAGGCCAAGCCCATCAcccctgagagagctggacctaaGTGAGAACCAACCTGGTAACTTAGGAGTAAAACTACTCTCTTCTGTACTGGAGGATAAACGCTGTACAATGGAAACACTGAGGTAAAGACTGTGTCCTCATGGTGGTTGGTTCAAGCAGGGCAATAAGTCTGAACTGAACCGGCAGAATGCATTTGGTTCGGCAGCACTGCTCTGCGGCTGACGCTGTTCTGTTTCAACccttctgggtgtgtgtgtgttgtgaggttTGGTCAAATAAACAATTAAGGATCTGTTCTGTATTTCCCTAGGTTGAATGATTGCAACCTCACTGAGAAATGCTGTGAAGCGCTGGCTTCAGCTCTCAGCTCCCGCACTTCAAGTTTGAGGGAGCTAGACCTGGGGAAAAACAAACTCCACGATGTGGGGGTGAAGCTGTTCTCTGTTGGACTGGGGAATACCTACTGTAATCTGGCAACACTGAGGTAAGAGAGCTAAATTATACatgatacttttgtatatacagtgagggaaaaaagtatttgatcccctgctgattttgtatgtttgcccactgacaaagaaatgatcagtctataattttaatggtaggtttatttgaacagtgagaggcagaataacaacaaaaaaatccagaaaaataataaattgatttgcattttaatgagggaaataagtatttgaccccctctcaatcaaaaagatttctggctcccaggtgtcttttatacaggtaacgagctgagattaggagcacacagttaaagggagtgctcctaatctaagtttgttacctgtataaaagacacctgtccacagaagcaatcaatcaatcagattccaaactctccaacatggccaagaccaaagagctctccaaggatgtcagggacaagattgtagacctacacaaggctggaattggctacaagaccatcgccaagcagcttggcagttggtgcgattattcgcaaatggaagaaacacaaaagaactgtcaatctccctcggcctgggtctccatgcaagatctcacctcgtggagttgcaatcatcatgagaacggtgaggaatcagcccagaactacacgggaggatcttgtcaatgatctcaaggcagctgagaccatagtcaccaagaaaacaattggtaacacactacgccgtgaaggactgaaatcctgcagcgcccgcaaggtccccctgctcaagaaagcacatatacatgcccgtctgaagtttgccaatgaaaatctgaatgattcagaggacaactgggtgaaagtgttgtggtcagatgagaccaaaatggagctctttggcatcaactcaactcgccgtgtttggaggaggaggaatgctgcctatgaccccaagaacaccatccccaccgtcaaacatggaggtggaaacattatgctttgggggtgtttttctgctaaggggacaggacaacttcaccgcatcaaaaggacgatggacgtggccatgtaccgtcaaatcttcggtgagaacctccttccctcagccagggcattgaaaatgggtcgtggatgggtattccaacatgacaatgaccaaaaacacacggccaaggcaacaaaggagtagctcaagaagaagcacattaaggtcctggagtggcctagccagtctccagactttaatcccatagaaaatccgtggagggagctgaaggttcgagttgccaaacgtcagcctcgaaaccttaatgacttggagaagatctgcaaagaggagtgggacaaaatccctcctgagatgtgtgcaaacctggtggtcaactacaagaaacgtctgacctctgtgattgccaacaagggttttgccaccaagtactaagtcatgttttgcagaggggtcaaatacttatttccctcattaaaatgggaattattttataacatttttgacatgcgtttttctggattttttgttgttattctgtctctcactgttcatataaacctaccattaaagttatagactgatcatttatttgtcagtgggcaaacgtacaaaatcagcaggggatcaaatacttttttccctcactgtatagtgtATGTGGACCCCCATTTAAATAAGTGGatgtggctattt
The window above is part of the Salmo salar chromosome ssa15, Ssal_v3.1, whole genome shotgun sequence genome. Proteins encoded here:
- the LOC106571215 gene encoding NACHT, LRR and PYD domains-containing protein 12, coding for MDSKEHFFFKEASPAKRPDLSITTQGTSFQSTNTAQDGSNVISPTISGSQIRDINYYISVGSKGGDEETSPHSEDIHVEDHHQKLKDYLKINSKISTIQEGLAQHGNSKLLNDIYTAVYITEGESGEVNNEHEVRPFEKTALQETPILSNDIFRSIVGKDKPIRTVLTKGIAGIGKSVSLQKFVLDWVEGKANQDIKFIFPLPFRDLNLMRENKSLMDILHPFLQTKEAGILNNNEHKVLFIFDGLDECRLPLDFQNNKILSDITESTSLHVLLTNLIKGNLLPSARIWITSQSAAANRIPPEFVDRVTEVRGFNDPQKEEFFRRRFSDQKLANRIIKHIKSVRSLHIMCHIPLFCWILATVLERMNKTERGEIPQTLTQMYTHFLNIQRMLRKRKYPGENERDPLWYKASIMSLGKLAYQQLEKGYRTFFEEDLTECGIDVREGSIFSRVCSEMLNTEFGLYESKTYQFVHLSIQEFLAAVYVFISFKTSNENPMLEEHCSKGKDIYLSAVDKALQRENGQLDLFLRFLLGLSLKSNQDILQGLLIEKTGSSQTNEETAMYIKMKIKEKPSPECCINLFHCLNELNDHSLQEEIQSYIRSGSSLFARLSSAQWSTLVFVLLTSTDELEVFDLKKYIRSDECLLRLLPVVKASRTALLNGCKLTWRCCEALASALSSKSSSLRQLDLGNNDLQDSGVKKLCAGLGNPLNKLDTLKLSQCNITEEGCASLASALRLNPSHPRELDLSGNNLGDSGVKMLSTVLKDPQCKLQKLRMSGCGVSEEGCSSLASALTSNPSHLRELDLSRNGPGGSGVEKLAAVLVDTHCKLETLRLSNCSITEEGCASLASAVTSNPSHLRELDLSGNNLGDSELERLTVVLKNPQCKLEKLLLKKCTFTVEGCAALALALALRPSPSPLRELDLSENQPGNLGVKLLSSVLEDKRCTMETLRLNDCNLTEKCCEALASALSSRTSSLRELDLGKNKLHDVGVKLFSVGLGNTYCNLATLRLSDCGVTANGISFLSTALKTNPSFLRELDMSGNSLGDLGVNLLSAVLENLHCNLETLHLKDCNLTERCCGALASALSSKCCSLRELDLSGNELKNSGMELLCVGLGSPHCKVKTLRLSRCRVTDGGCSSLASALLSNPSHLREINLDNNNPGYSGLRLLSAVMEDPTFELETLSAWPYPVGREK